One region of Marivirga arenosa genomic DNA includes:
- a CDS encoding Ppx/GppA phosphatase family protein, producing the protein MDKIAIIDLGTNTFHLLIVEVNDGKETILFKEKIAVKLGEGGISKGNISKAAEERAIDTMKYFSHKLKEENVSNVFASATSAMRNASNGKEVIQHIYDETGISVQLISGLEEAKFIHQGVKKALEIGPEPALIMDIGGGSVEFIICDQTEVYWMKSFEIGAQRLLDKFHKHDPIQPRDIEKLDDFLRAELAELKMKMDIYQPHHLIGSSGTFDTLIDIDYQEKNITKPDENSFSLPLEDFDRIYNEIIHKNRDERMKIPGMIEMRVDMIVVAVCLIQFLIENNDFINIKVSTYALKEGLLDAIISNDLNIS; encoded by the coding sequence ATGGATAAAATAGCCATTATAGATTTAGGTACAAATACCTTCCACTTACTGATAGTTGAGGTGAATGATGGAAAGGAGACTATTCTTTTCAAAGAAAAAATTGCTGTAAAATTAGGTGAAGGAGGAATCAGCAAAGGGAATATTAGTAAAGCCGCAGAAGAACGTGCTATTGATACCATGAAGTATTTTAGCCATAAGCTAAAAGAAGAAAATGTCAGCAATGTTTTCGCTAGCGCTACTTCCGCAATGCGAAATGCCTCTAATGGCAAGGAAGTAATCCAACATATTTATGACGAAACTGGTATTTCGGTTCAATTAATCTCAGGGCTGGAGGAAGCAAAGTTTATTCATCAAGGAGTGAAAAAGGCACTTGAAATAGGTCCTGAGCCAGCCTTAATCATGGATATTGGTGGTGGAAGCGTTGAATTCATTATTTGTGATCAAACAGAAGTCTATTGGATGAAAAGTTTTGAAATTGGGGCTCAGAGATTACTAGATAAATTCCATAAACATGACCCCATTCAACCTAGAGACATTGAAAAATTAGACGATTTTTTAAGAGCCGAATTAGCTGAGCTCAAAATGAAAATGGACATCTATCAGCCTCACCATCTTATTGGCTCTTCTGGCACCTTCGATACTTTAATAGATATAGATTATCAGGAAAAAAATATAACAAAACCTGATGAAAATTCTTTCTCTCTTCCACTTGAGGATTTCGATAGGATCTACAATGAAATTATTCATAAAAATAGAGACGAAAGAATGAAAATACCAGGCATGATTGAAATGCGCGTGGATATGATAGTAGTTGCTGTTTGCCTCATTCAGTTTTTAATAGAAAATAATGATTTTATTAATATCAAGGTATCTACCTATGCTCTTAAAGAAGGATTACTTGATGCTATCATCTCAAATGATTTAAATATATCTTAA